One Candidatus Nanosynbacter featherlites genomic region harbors:
- the radA gene encoding DNA repair protein RadA, protein MARAKSQFICQQCGASYPKWVGKCENCGEWNSLVEQLPVDTGASAVARSSGKGKALTTLRLSETATETKQARLATGIADLDAVLGGGFLPGGVVLVAGQPGIGKSTLLAQVAAFIARQNQVLYVSGEESVSQVKLRAERLGAVDSESLQLASSNSAEDIAASIQTGHYNLVIVDSIQTLSLADIASAPGSVSQITNSSNVIIRAAKASNTAVILVGHVTKEGSIAGPKVLEHLVDVVLNFEGDRYGGFRVVRAQKNRYGSTNEAAIFEMHEDGLQIVANPSASLLAERQNLDGSIVLATMEGARPLLVEIQALVNPTNFGYPKRAASGFDLNRLNLLVAVLEKRTKLNLSDKDIYINVVGGLKLSDPAADLAVAMAIASASAGRKLSDEAVVFGEVGLGGEVRSAQGWHARVKEAKKLGFTYAIAPKTHKDAFVRGVGDLRQALIDYLQ, encoded by the coding sequence ATGGCGCGGGCAAAATCGCAATTTATCTGCCAGCAGTGTGGCGCCAGCTATCCAAAGTGGGTTGGCAAGTGTGAAAATTGTGGTGAGTGGAACTCGCTGGTTGAGCAACTACCAGTCGATACTGGTGCGTCGGCGGTAGCCCGCAGCAGTGGCAAGGGCAAGGCGCTCACGACGCTCAGGCTCAGCGAAACGGCTACTGAAACTAAACAGGCGCGGCTAGCAACCGGCATTGCCGACCTTGACGCGGTGCTCGGCGGTGGCTTTTTGCCGGGCGGCGTGGTGCTGGTGGCGGGGCAGCCGGGAATTGGTAAAAGCACCCTGCTGGCGCAAGTCGCGGCGTTTATTGCCCGACAAAACCAAGTGCTCTATGTCAGCGGCGAGGAGTCGGTGTCGCAGGTCAAATTGCGGGCTGAGCGGTTGGGAGCGGTTGACTCAGAGAGTCTGCAGCTGGCGTCCAGTAACAGCGCCGAGGACATCGCCGCTTCCATCCAGACTGGCCATTACAATCTGGTGATTGTCGATTCCATCCAAACATTGTCGCTGGCAGACATTGCCTCAGCGCCAGGCTCAGTTAGCCAAATCACCAACTCATCCAACGTCATCATTCGCGCCGCCAAAGCCTCGAATACCGCAGTGATTTTGGTCGGACACGTCACCAAAGAAGGCTCAATTGCTGGGCCGAAAGTCCTGGAGCACTTGGTCGACGTGGTGCTGAATTTTGAGGGCGATCGCTACGGTGGTTTTCGCGTGGTACGGGCGCAGAAAAATCGCTATGGCTCGACTAATGAGGCAGCAATTTTCGAAATGCACGAGGATGGATTACAGATTGTGGCTAATCCATCGGCGAGTTTGCTAGCCGAGCGGCAAAACCTCGACGGCTCCATCGTCCTAGCCACCATGGAGGGGGCGCGGCCGCTGCTGGTGGAAATTCAGGCGTTGGTCAATCCGACGAATTTTGGCTACCCCAAACGCGCGGCCAGCGGTTTTGATCTCAACCGCTTAAACTTGTTGGTGGCGGTGCTGGAAAAGCGTACCAAGCTCAATCTCTCCGACAAAGATATTTACATCAACGTGGTTGGTGGCTTGAAACTGAGCGACCCAGCGGCGGACTTGGCAGTCGCTATGGCCATCGCCTCGGCCTCGGCTGGCCGCAAACTCAGCGACGAAGCGGTGGTGTTTGGCGAAGTCGGCTTGGGCGGCGAAGTGCGCTCAGCTCAAGGCTGGCACGCCCGCGTCAAAGAGGCGAAGAAGCTCGGCTTTACCTACGCCATTGCGCCAAAAACCCACAAGGACGCATTTGTGCGCGGTGTCGGCGATTTACGCCAGGCACTGATTGACTATTTACAATAA